DNA sequence from the Candidatus Atribacteria bacterium ADurb.Bin276 genome:
TCCAGACGATCCTGATATTCTTTTTTCATCCAATTTATTTGAAATAGCTGAAAAACATGGCTGGTGGAAAGCTGCCGATGGCCACCTTGATTGGTTGAGAACCGTGAGCTATGGTGAATATAATCATCCCTATTATTCCTTGCGCCGGGTATGGCGGCTTTTTTCAATAGTTGCACCATCTCGGGAGTTTTCTCCCTGGGTTGAGGATGGCTTTACTCGAGATTATCCTTTTTCTATTCAACCCGATCAAAAACTGAGCGTAAGAGATGTAATGATGCTGATGCGGGATCATTATGAAGGAACCGAGTTTGACCTGACCAAAGGAATCGCAGCCGGACCCTTTGGAAATCCCAACCGTTGCTATGGACCGAATGACGGACAGGGTGACGTTGGAAACCCAAATAGGGAGTTGCTTGGAGCTTGGGAAAGACCAATATCGGTATTTTATTGCGGTTATTCCACTATTTGTCAAGGGAAAACCGACCTTCCTGATCCAATCGGAGGGATTTTATGGGTCGGTTTGGATAAGCCTTCCGAAACCTTATTTATACCTTTTTTTGCCGGAGTTCAATCCCTTCCTCAATCTTTCTCTCAGGTCGATACTGCACAATTTAGCCGGGACAGTGCCTGGTGGGCTTTCAATTTCGTTGCCAATTGGGCAAATTTGAATTATAAAGCCATGCGAGCTGATATCGCCCTGATGCAGGATAAATATGAGTTAAAGATGCTGGAACTCATACCAGTAGTTCAAAAAACAGCACTGGAAATTTATCAGTCGGATTCGGATTTAGCTCGGGAATATCTTACCAATTATTCAACACAAAACGCCGAATTTTTGGTACAAGAATGGTGGAACTTTGCCGACCAGCTCATTGTGCGTTATGACGATGGTATGTTTAGTGAACCTAAAAAAATGGCCCAACAAGTGGGTTATCCTCAGGAATGGTTGGATCTTACTGATTGGTCACAAGGCCCGACAACTTATAAAAAGGTAATTAAACGGGTGCAATAAATTTGCACCCTTACAATAATATCTAAATATTTTTGGTAGGGGCTTGATAAATCAAGCCCCTATTTGTTTTCAGGATAGACCCTCATGCCACTTTCGTGGCAACAGATGGGGATGAAAATTACTTATTCAGAAATGAATCTCCCCCTTTAGAAAAGGGGGTTAGGGGGATTTGAGTTTTTTGGAAATTAATCGAATCCCGAATCATCTCCCTTTAGCCAAAGGGAGAGGTCGATTAAAAAAGGAATTTTCATGCAACTGTATGTTCAGAATAGAAGTACCTATCAGCTACTTCGTTAAATAAGTTTTGAAAAATTTTTTTTCCTCACCCTGACTTTAATTTTCAAAGGGGTGAGAGAAAAAAATTAGGTTTAAAAGAAGGAGGGGAAACATTTTAAATCATCAGTTATTATAACCCATGAGCCTGTAAATATTCGCTTACATTTACTTGATAGACAACATCATCAACGGTAAAGACTGCCCAGGGTTTTCCTTCATCAAGCCAAGTGGCACTTCCTTCTATCATGAGATTATGTTTATCAATAGAACCCCATTTTAATGTTTCGGCAAGCCAAAGCACTTTGTGCTTATCACCAGCACTTTTATAGCGCATGGCTTCCATAAGTTTTAAGTAACCAGTTTGAGAGTCAAACCGCACAATAAAGCGCTCTTCCTGCTCTCCGAAGGGAACAACCAGAATTGATGAGTCCTGATCGAGCGGTTCCCAGCGGACTTTAGGGTCGGTCAACCAAATGGCTGGAAAAAATGTAGACTCTGCCCACATACCGAGATTGCCTCCTTGATCGATTTCAGGACTTTCGCTGATTCCGAAGGGGAGTTCCAGACGGCCTTTGCCGTTTAAATAGAACTCGTTAACTTTCATAATTGGAAAACCAAGGAGAGTGGTTTCAATATAATGGCGGTATCCTTTCCCGGTTTCATGGACGAAGCGGAATCGTCCGGGGAAAGTTATGCCCATAATACGAA
Encoded proteins:
- the pepDA gene encoding Dipeptidase A, producing MILSRKKFMLIAFCSMIVGLLFQQPAFTCTTLVVTPGATIDGSMIVAHSDDNHLIDQRIIYVPAMDHQEGELRPVYCSAAAIDEYPQYASFFYPRINATDRGPGYITPGFPQSIPLGYIPQVTHTYAYFDGSYGIMNEHQLMFGECTDGAKVQLDPKPEKLIFYSSELSRVALERCKTAREAVELMGKLIDEYGYYGTGETLPVADPKEAWVMEMAPSPDETGGLWVAKKVPDGEIFVAANQFRIREIDPDDPDILFSSNLFEIAEKHGWWKAADGHLDWLRTVSYGEYNHPYYSLRRVWRLFSIVAPSREFSPWVEDGFTRDYPFSIQPDQKLSVRDVMMLMRDHYEGTEFDLTKGIAAGPFGNPNRCYGPNDGQGDVGNPNRELLGAWERPISVFYCGYSTICQGKTDLPDPIGGILWVGLDKPSETLFIPFFAGVQSLPQSFSQVDTAQFSRDSAWWAFNFVANWANLNYKAMRADIALMQDKYELKMLELIPVVQKTALEIYQSDSDLAREYLTNYSTQNAEFLVQEWWNFADQLIVRYDDGMFSEPKKMAQQVGYPQEWLDLTDWSQGPTTYKKVIKRVQ